In Balaenoptera ricei isolate mBalRic1 chromosome 4, mBalRic1.hap2, whole genome shotgun sequence, the genomic stretch tttttttttttttttggctccagaATGAGAGTTGCCTGGCTTCCAGAGAGACCTCTTTAATAACTGTAAGTCAGAAAATTGAAGGTTTTAGCTCATATTATGCATTCATGTCATTGAtatctgattattttttcttctagaatgGGAGTTGCCTGGCTTCCAGAAAGAACTCTTTTATGATGGTAAGACACAAAATTCTTTCCTCAAATGCAACAGCAGGGGAAGGGGGGGTACGTTTTTAGCCCATCTCAATAGTTCCTTCCCCACTTTGTCATATTATGCAGACCCTGTGCCTTAGCAGTATCTATGAGGACTTGAAGATGTACCACATGGAGTTCCAGGCCATGAACGCAAAGCTTCTGATGGATCCTGAGAGGCAGATCTTTCTGGATCAGAACATGCTGGCAGCTATTGCTGAGCTGATGCAGGTAAGGCCTTCTTCATGCTGAGACCGCCAGCCAGGGTCCCTGATGAAGGGGTATACCATCAGCCCTTCCTGGGTTGGGGGAGGCCTGAAATGCCCCCTTCTGAAGCCAGCTACATATTGGGGGAGACAGCCTTGAGGGCACCTCTAGAGAGAGGGCAACATGAGCAGGTCACATTAAGGAAAGCAGCCTCCTGCTTGTTGACCATGTGGTATGCACCAGGCTCTGGGCAAAGGTGCATACATTTCCTTATGCtgtccccttggcaaccacttgGGGTCTGTGCAAATGAGGAGACCAATGCTTAGAGGGTTAGccacttgtctgaggtcacacagcttggacgcggcagaggcaggatttaaaCTCCCATCAAAGGGATTCCACTGCATTCATCTTCTCATGCATCTCTAAAGCCTCTGGGACGTACCTGCAAGGGGCTGGCATGCATATCTGCAAATACTGCTAGAGAAGACAAGCGGGGCTGGTGTCTGGATATGACGCATGCTGaaccaaaatgtgaatgaaagaaaagaatgacctATCACCTGGGGACAACCACAGTGTTACTCATAGACAAGAATGTGCTTTGTAACTTTCTGAATCACCATAGCACATGACGCTAACATAAAACACAGAATTATCCACTTAAGAAAGAGCAGGGTGAGTGCCATGTTGGCCAGGGCATGGGATAATAATACGGCATCAGAAATGATTGtctgaaaagaaatttatttcattcaccctttttcaattttttttttgggggggtgccaGATTACTTGTTTGAAAGGCAGTGAACATCATGCAAGTATCAAAGAATGTTACCATCTAGAGAGTTGTAGATGATATTTCATTTTCAGGACCAAGAGTAGAATCAGTTCTACCAGTAATCAGACAACTATGCCCAGACCTTTtgtccctctgtgcctcagtttcttcctctgtaaaatgggatgacttTACCCACCCTACCTGTCTTTTAAGCTTTTTGTGAGGAAGTACAAGCAAAACTGCTGATCATTGTGCAAATATATGGTCTTGCATTGTGTTATCAAATTAAAGGGCTCAAACTGCCAGGTTTATTTATCTCACATGAATAAGTGTCTTTAGTCAACAGGTCTGATACTGACTGAGAGTTTCCAATCAATAGCAATCCATCACCTCCCTGTTCTAAAAAGGATGCCGCTTCTTAAtgtaacatataaaaattaattagataTCACAGCAGATGTCATCTTAACAGAATtgtttctttctaaaatacaactCCCACTGATGATTTTCTAAATAGCTTTCAGGGTCTTTTCAGAGCTCACTGAAGATCCATGTGCTTGGATAATGAGCATTTCTTCTCTCAGGTTCTGCCTGCCCATCTGGCTGGGAGTAGATTTAATTTGGTTTAGGAGATGCAGTGAGGGAGTGGGTTGCAGGCTCTGAGACACGTATTGGCTTCACCCACCTTTACGGATGGACGTTTTAATTTTGGAATACTGTCTATGTCATGCTCAATATTTATTCTCCTAGGCCCTGAATTCCCACAGCGAGACTGTGTCACAGAAACCCTCCCTGGAAGAACTGGATTTTTATAAGACTAAAATCAAGCTCTGCATACTTCTTCATGCCTTCAGAATTCGTGTGGTGACCATCGACAGAATGATGAGCTATCTGAGTTCTTCCTAAAAAGCTGAGGTCTCTCCTAAACTTAaagtcatttttataaatattggaACCAAAGAAATTGTAATAGGGCATGGGTTAAGaactggggcggggggtggcttGACCTGTTCCTACTTAAGCTGGAACAGGAATTCTCATGCTTGTTTACATTAGTCATTACTCCAAATTTGCAGGATGTGACTGTCCTATCCACATGATTCCTTTGATCAAGTCTATTTCATATTTACTATGGATaagttatttttaagttttcatgaGCAAACTGATAAGGAGGGGTAATGTCCTCCCAGaacgtgtttttctttttttccctttaatagaAGAGCAAGAATTTATAAGCTATTTCAGTACCAAAGAGTTTGTAGGAACAAACACTCaagcataatttattttaaaatatttatttatataattttgtgtTCATGAAAGCCTGTGAActaacttatatttatttatgttatatttattaAGATATTTATTGCCAAGTGGATTTGAGATATACCttatgttgttttaaaataaaatgactgaatTAAAGTAATTCTCATATTTTTCTAATGTGATTGGAATACTTTGAGTGTTAAAATACAGATCATGGGAAAACTGAAAACTCTGATGAAATTTGAACAAAATCACCTTAGAAAGAATGCCATGAGATTCTTACTCATTTGCTAGTTCCTTTAATCTCATATTTTAAAGGGAGCCTCATAAGACTAGATCTGACTTAATACTGAGGCCGTTGAATGAGTTAGTTTTTGATAATATACTTTATTACTTTTGTTCAACAtctgaatctaaaaataaaatacataaaaatgtttttccctaTTAACCACAGCCCCATAACATACTGTGCATTAAACAAATACATGATAACATCCACCAACTGGGAAAAGCATCATTAAGAGGACTTCTAGTCAAATTATTCTAATTTTTGTGACCCTTTGGGCTCTCAGGGGGAAGTTGTTTCTAAATTACAACTCAAAAAACTCTCCCTTTGCTTTAAATTATATAGAACTTCTGCCTGAACCACATGGATAATTGCCTTCCTTTGGCTTAAGAGATGtgctttttaattctttaaaccatgagaattttaaaagatttacctGATGGAATACCATGTAATTTTCAAACTCTGATAATCACATTCCTCCTTCATATGAAAAGGTCGTAAGAAATGAACGATTCAGAGTCTGTCCTGTCCCCCCTACCTTTCCTCATGTgaatcctccctcccctccagagCTCCAGTCTTATCCCTGTAAACAGGGAGGGGAGCATGGATGGCCACCCCAGTTCCTCACATGTGGGGAAACTTACTCGTTTTTCAGAGTCTCACCCCACGTGATGTACAATTAGATAGAAATCATCAAGCTGGATCCCATCACATACCTTCTTTTCTTTAGGAATTCCTCCCCAAGCTTGGATGACTGGCAGGTGATTCACAGgtaggagtttcttgcctttaagTATCGGTTTTGGGGTCGGCAGCTTTGATGTGGCGAGAACTCATGGCTTTGATGAAGCAAGCTGGCGCTGTCCAGTTGCTGccatcccccccccaccctgccttcctccccctcctcctcccgcccGCCCATCGAATGGCGACTTGTCTGTTGTCTGGCCGGTTGTCTGTGCCCAGAAACAAGGAGAGGAAAGCCTGCTGACTGTGCTACAGACTGGGTTTATACAAAGGGACAAAGTGGCACACAAAGGGTCGCTTTCGTTCTAGAAATTGCCATGACATATGCTTCAAAAACATGACTGGCCCAAGAAACATCTTCACAACTAATTGCATTCTTCACTACATGGtcagttttctggtttttttgttttaagcctGGGTCTGCCATTTATAACTTGTATGATGTGGCCATGTTGTTTTGCCCTCACCCTACCTGTTTCCTCTTCTAAGAAGtgaagatagggacttccctggcagtccagtggttaggactccgcactgccactgcagggggcatgggttcgatccctggtcggggaactaagatcccgcaagccatgcggcccggccaaaaacaacaacaaaaaaagtgaagATACTACTAGAACCTTGATCTGATCGATCCAGGGTTAAATGGAGCAACTCCTACAAAGCACTAGCattgtacctggcacataatctGTACACAATAAATGTGAGCAATCTTTGACAACGATTACTAGCCTTTGGGTTTGGTGACCGGGCCAAATTGGTTAAAGCCTCTTTGCTActattttcttatctgtgaaattcAGAAAACTGTAGCCCCTATTTCACAGCACTATTGTGAGGACTCAATGACTCAGTACAGTGTTGGCATCTAGTCAGTGCCTAacaccaatttttttaaattgttagacTGTCTGCTTGAAGACCTCAGTGACGCCCTGTCCCTCCAGGGCACTCAGCTATCGGGGGCTTTCAGCAGAGGAGGCCATCTGGTGCAAGACACGACAGCAAAAAAAGCAGGGTCCTGCCTTTCCAGAACAGAGGGTGGGAGCAAAGTAACTTGGTGAGAACGAGATCCCCCTAAAAACAGGCCCCAGACCTAGCCTACTAGAGACATTTGAtaacaaattactttttaaaaaggaaataaacagttTAAGTGTTTCTCACACCTAAAAATGACTGAATCAGAGAATTAACGTAAAAAACAGCTGACAGCTGCCCTACTGAGAGCCGAGAGCTTTGGGGAAAGGGGTCAGTTCTGGGGAGTGGTCTGGCCAGACACCCAAAGGTGGGTTTGGGAAAACTCAAGAGATGCACAAGGGCCTTAGACACCctaaggaggaaagaaaacatgGGAGGGGAGAAAACCAGCTTTGTCTGAAGCCAGCACAGACAGAGACCGTGAGTCCCCCTGGCCATGTCACCCTGGGCCATGCAGCTGTTGCCCTTAAGGACAAAACATTTGGTTTTAGCTAGCGTAACTGTGGCTTCCTAGTTTAAGGCAAAGTGCACCTACAATATCGCTGTGAACTGAACGTTTGTGTtcccttaaaattcatatgttgaagccctgatcCCCAGTGTGacggtattaggagatggggtcTTTAGGAGGTTAGGTCATAAGCATGGAGCCCTCATAgtgggattagtgaccttataagAGACTTGGAGAGATCTCCCCCCAacctccatgtgaggacacagtgacacGGTGGCCTGCTGCAAACCAGGGatagctctcaccagacaccagatcCACCAGCACCCTCATCTTGGACCTCCCAActtcaagaactgtgagaaacacaggtctgttgtttaagctgcccagtctgcAGTATTTTGTTGTAGTAGTCTGAGCtgagaaaacttttaaataagtcagaaagagaaaaacaaataccgtatgctaacacatatatatggaacctaagaaaaaaaaagaaaaaggtcat encodes the following:
- the IL12A gene encoding interleukin-12 subunit alpha; amino-acid sequence: MCPPRSLLLVATLVLLHHLDHFSLARNLPATTAGPGMFQCLNHSQNLLRAVSNTLQKARQTLELYSCTSEEIDHEDITKDRTSTVEACLPLELATNESCLASRETSLITNGSCLASRKNSFMMTLCLSSIYEDLKMYHMEFQAMNAKLLMDPERQIFLDQNMLAAIAELMQALNSHSETVSQKPSLEELDFYKTKIKLCILLHAFRIRVVTIDRMMSYLSSS